In the genome of Opitutia bacterium KCR 482, one region contains:
- the htpG gene encoding molecular chaperone HtpG — translation MDYKFKAEVKQVLDIVVNSLYTDREIFVRELVSNAADASEKLRFTKLSSGGKIADDELKITLSTDEKANTFTIEDRGIGMTSEELVANLGTIAHSGSKAFLQALKENKSDLSEGLIGQFGVGFYSVFMVADKVDVYTKSENGGGLHWSCAGDENFTIEDFDKPERGTKIVATLKKEYSEFSKPARIKEIVEKYSAYVDFPIYFGEEKIKTMQAIWLKAKSDITPEQYEDFYKFQTHSFDKPIDWLHFKADAPVELNALIYIPNENPERLGFGKSKCEVSLYCKKVLIDSEPKNLFPEWLRFVKGVIDSADIPLNISRESMQDSALVKKLGRVVLKRFLKHLADIAKKDTAKYDMFFKKFGVFLKEGAAVDFENRTELTKLLRFESSLYADGTKVSLDDYVSRMKDGQTEIYYACGADRKTIESAPYIEAFAARGLEVLYLYEPIDTFLVGNLGSYSEKPFASVDSDVKLGDAPKPADGEAIPEEALKSLKDWIKSTLGDTKVESVSSGERLVESPVAAINTDGITPQMRMMLKAMNPDNPLPAPAVKLEINPRSDVIKNLETLRNADEPLAKLVLEQLYDNALLAAGLLENPRAMAKRMNEILAKVKA, via the coding sequence ATGGACTACAAATTCAAAGCGGAAGTAAAACAGGTACTGGACATCGTCGTAAACTCGCTCTACACCGACAGGGAAATCTTCGTCAGGGAGCTTGTCTCGAACGCCGCAGACGCTTCCGAAAAACTGCGCTTCACCAAACTTTCCTCAGGCGGGAAAATCGCCGACGACGAGCTTAAAATCACCCTCTCGACCGACGAAAAGGCGAACACTTTCACAATCGAAGACCGCGGCATAGGCATGACCTCCGAAGAGCTTGTCGCGAACCTCGGAACAATCGCGCATTCAGGCTCGAAGGCGTTTTTGCAGGCTCTCAAAGAAAACAAGAGCGACTTGTCGGAAGGGCTTATCGGGCAGTTCGGCGTGGGCTTTTACAGCGTATTCATGGTTGCCGACAAGGTTGACGTCTACACGAAAAGCGAAAACGGCGGCGGACTCCACTGGTCGTGCGCGGGCGACGAGAACTTCACGATTGAAGACTTTGACAAGCCCGAACGCGGCACGAAAATAGTCGCGACCCTCAAAAAGGAATACTCCGAATTTTCAAAGCCCGCGCGAATCAAGGAGATTGTCGAAAAGTACAGCGCGTACGTCGATTTCCCGATTTACTTCGGCGAAGAGAAAATCAAGACGATGCAGGCAATCTGGCTCAAAGCGAAGTCGGACATCACCCCCGAACAGTACGAAGACTTCTACAAATTCCAGACCCACTCTTTCGACAAGCCCATCGACTGGCTGCACTTCAAGGCGGACGCGCCCGTAGAGCTTAACGCGCTAATCTACATTCCCAACGAAAATCCCGAACGCCTCGGCTTCGGGAAAAGCAAGTGCGAAGTCTCTCTGTACTGCAAAAAGGTTCTGATTGACTCCGAACCCAAGAACCTCTTTCCCGAATGGCTGCGCTTCGTAAAGGGCGTAATCGACAGCGCCGACATTCCGCTGAACATCTCGCGCGAAAGCATGCAGGACAGCGCGCTTGTCAAAAAGCTCGGGCGCGTGGTTCTCAAACGCTTCCTTAAACACCTTGCCGACATCGCCAAAAAGGACACCGCCAAGTACGACATGTTCTTCAAGAAATTCGGCGTGTTCCTCAAAGAGGGAGCGGCGGTCGATTTCGAAAACCGTACAGAACTAACAAAGCTGCTTCGCTTCGAGTCGAGCCTCTACGCCGACGGAACGAAAGTGTCTCTCGACGACTACGTTTCGAGAATGAAAGACGGCCAGACGGAAATCTACTACGCGTGCGGCGCGGACAGGAAAACGATTGAAAGCGCGCCGTACATCGAGGCGTTCGCCGCCCGCGGGCTTGAAGTGCTCTACCTCTACGAGCCTATCGACACTTTCCTTGTGGGCAACCTCGGAAGCTACTCCGAAAAGCCGTTCGCAAGCGTTGATTCCGACGTAAAACTCGGCGACGCGCCCAAGCCCGCCGACGGAGAGGCAATCCCCGAAGAAGCCCTGAAATCGCTCAAAGACTGGATTAAATCAACCCTCGGCGACACAAAGGTCGAATCGGTTTCGAGCGGCGAAAGGCTTGTAGAAAGCCCTGTTGCGGCAATCAATACCGACGGCATCACGCCGCAAATGCGCATGATGTTGAAGGCGATGAACCCCGACAATCCCCTCCCCGCCCCCGCGGTGAAGCTTGAAATCAACCCGCGCAGCGACGTAATCAAGAACCTCGAAACTCTGAGGAACGCCGACGAGCCGCTCGCAAAGCTCGTTCTCGAACAGCTTTACGACAACGCGCTGCTCGCGGCGGGGCTTCTTGAAAATCCGCGAGCGATGGCAAAGCGCATGAACGAAATTCTCGCAAAAGTTAAGGCGTAA
- a CDS encoding radical SAM protein has protein sequence MLGTVFSIEDFAVNDGPGIRTTVFLKGCPLRCQWCHNPEGLSFAPETLVKKNGETSVCGRVVESGWLAEKLLRDEKIFALNEGGITFSGGEPLAQHEFLFDVVSRLKGRVHCAVETSGYAEPKVFRKIAEAVDLVLMDSKAVDSETHKKFTGVDNAKILENLRWLCAAARPFIVRVPLIPAVNDTRGNMLALSEILAGAKSLVRVEILPYHKTAGAKYYMVGKKYSPTFDTEKQPHFIDEFTKNNIKYTVL, from the coding sequence ATGCTCGGGACGGTTTTCAGCATCGAAGACTTCGCCGTAAACGACGGACCGGGGATTCGCACGACCGTATTTTTGAAGGGTTGCCCGCTGCGCTGCCAGTGGTGCCACAACCCGGAGGGGCTTTCGTTCGCGCCCGAAACGCTCGTCAAAAAAAACGGCGAAACTTCGGTCTGCGGGCGCGTTGTCGAGTCGGGCTGGCTTGCCGAAAAACTTCTGCGCGACGAAAAAATATTCGCTCTCAACGAGGGCGGAATAACCTTTTCGGGCGGCGAGCCTCTTGCCCAGCACGAATTCCTTTTCGACGTTGTTTCGCGCCTCAAGGGGCGCGTACACTGCGCGGTCGAAACGAGCGGCTATGCCGAGCCGAAAGTGTTCCGCAAAATCGCCGAAGCCGTAGATTTGGTTCTAATGGACAGCAAGGCCGTCGATTCCGAAACGCACAAAAAATTTACGGGGGTCGACAACGCAAAAATCCTCGAAAACCTGCGATGGCTCTGCGCCGCAGCGCGCCCGTTTATCGTGCGCGTTCCGCTGATTCCGGCGGTCAACGACACGCGCGGAAATATGCTCGCGCTCTCGGAGATTCTCGCGGGGGCGAAAAGCCTTGTCCGCGTCGAAATTCTGCCGTACCACAAGACGGCCGGCGCAAAATATTACATGGTAGGCAAAAAATATTCTCCGACATTCGACACAGAGAAACAACCGCATTTTATTGACGAATTCACAAAAAACAATATAAAATATACTGTTCTATGA
- a CDS encoding phenylacetate--CoA ligase, translating into MAQNWNDKNGKFNPVSAMDYLPREQLRFIQSQRLSAMVEHAYENVALYRERMDAKGVKPSDIKSIDDISKLPFTQKTDLRDTYPYGLFAVPTNEVVRLHASSGTTGKPIVVGYTEDDMDVWKTSVMRCLLMSGINRGDFVQICYGYGLFTGGLGAHGGAEKLGCTVIPASTGNTERQLMIMRDFGTTAICCTPSYFIHLIEVAPKYGIDMKKLPLSHGVFGAEPWSEQMRNFIQKNTNVVAHDIYGLSEITGPGVGCECSEQNGLHILEDNYYPEIVDPETGEPLPDGEEGELVLTTLAKRAMPILRYRTHDITSIITMPCKCGRTLRRIRRIGRRSDDMFIIRGVNVFPSQIEVALMRVEECTPNYRIILDREKDLDTVTVEVEVDEKYYADSVSELDALRKKIKTSIANIVGIKIEVKIVEPNKIPRSDGKAKRVIDNRKI; encoded by the coding sequence ATGGCTCAAAATTGGAACGACAAAAACGGAAAATTCAACCCCGTAAGCGCGATGGACTACCTGCCGCGCGAACAGCTCAGATTCATCCAGTCCCAAAGGCTCTCGGCGATGGTAGAGCACGCCTATGAAAACGTCGCCCTCTACCGCGAAAGAATGGATGCAAAGGGCGTGAAACCGTCCGACATCAAGTCCATCGACGACATATCGAAGCTTCCGTTTACACAGAAAACCGACCTCCGCGACACATATCCATACGGACTTTTCGCAGTCCCCACAAACGAGGTCGTGAGGCTGCACGCATCGAGCGGCACGACGGGCAAGCCGATTGTCGTAGGCTACACCGAAGACGACATGGACGTTTGGAAAACCTCCGTCATGCGCTGCCTGCTCATGAGCGGAATCAATAGGGGAGACTTCGTCCAAATCTGCTACGGCTACGGGCTCTTTACGGGAGGTCTGGGCGCGCACGGCGGCGCGGAAAAACTCGGCTGCACGGTTATCCCCGCATCGACGGGCAACACCGAACGCCAGCTCATGATTATGCGCGACTTCGGCACAACCGCAATCTGCTGCACGCCAAGCTACTTTATCCACTTGATTGAAGTCGCGCCAAAATACGGAATCGACATGAAAAAACTGCCGCTTTCGCACGGCGTTTTCGGCGCGGAGCCGTGGTCGGAGCAAATGCGCAATTTCATTCAGAAAAACACGAACGTCGTCGCGCACGACATCTACGGACTCTCCGAAATCACGGGCCCCGGCGTCGGCTGCGAGTGCTCCGAACAGAACGGTCTCCACATTTTGGAGGATAACTACTACCCCGAAATCGTAGATCCCGAAACGGGCGAACCGCTCCCCGACGGCGAAGAGGGCGAGCTTGTCCTCACGACATTGGCGAAGAGGGCGATGCCGATTCTCCGCTACCGCACCCACGACATTACGTCGATTATCACCATGCCGTGCAAATGCGGCAGAACGCTCCGACGCATTCGCAGAATAGGGCGCAGAAGCGACGACATGTTCATCATCCGCGGCGTAAACGTGTTCCCGTCGCAAATCGAAGTCGCGCTGATGAGGGTCGAGGAATGCACGCCGAATTACAGAATCATTCTCGACAGGGAAAAAGACCTCGACACCGTGACGGTCGAAGTGGAAGTAGACGAAAAATACTACGCCGACAGCGTTTCGGAGCTAGACGCGCTCCGCAAGAAAATCAAAACGTCGATTGCAAACATAGTCGGAATCAAAATCGAAGTGAAAATTGTCGAACCCAATAAAATCCCGCGCTCCGACGGCAAGGCGAAAAGAGTCATCGACAACCGAAAAATTTAG
- a CDS encoding aldose epimerase family protein — MQRKKQFSKLNPADFDAQIDSKKVGLYILKNKNGTEMSVTNFGARVVELFVRDRNGEFADVVLGHKTLDEYVNYKGERFLGATIGRFGNRIAKGRFSLGGKAYQLPVNNGENSLHGGFKGFDMKVWDVVSADESEIKFRLLSPDGDEGYPATLAVDMTYRLTDDDAFEVVHTATSDGDTIVNLTHHSFFNLHGEGVGDINDHVMTIDASRITPIDENMIPTGELMDVAGTPFDFTRPTVIGSRLGCVDIQLKRGNGYDHNWVLNKSAEGALDFAAEVFDPVSGRVLSVFTTEPAMQFYGGNFFDGEIGKSGRPYAFRGTFALETQHFPDSPNQPDFPSTVLKKGRVYKHVCRYAFSAR, encoded by the coding sequence ATGCAGCGGAAAAAACAATTCAGCAAACTCAACCCAGCCGATTTCGACGCGCAAATAGATTCGAAAAAGGTCGGGCTTTACATTTTGAAAAACAAAAACGGCACCGAAATGTCGGTCACAAACTTCGGCGCGCGCGTGGTCGAACTCTTTGTCCGCGACAGGAACGGCGAATTTGCCGATGTTGTGCTCGGGCACAAAACGCTCGACGAATACGTAAACTACAAGGGCGAGCGTTTTCTTGGCGCGACAATCGGGCGTTTCGGCAACCGCATCGCAAAGGGCAGGTTTTCGCTCGGAGGAAAGGCGTATCAGCTGCCCGTAAACAACGGCGAAAATTCGCTTCACGGCGGTTTCAAAGGCTTCGATATGAAAGTTTGGGACGTCGTTTCGGCGGACGAATCGGAAATAAAATTCCGCCTTCTCTCGCCCGACGGCGACGAAGGCTATCCCGCAACGCTCGCCGTCGATATGACATACCGCCTTACCGACGACGACGCCTTTGAAGTAGTCCACACCGCGACAAGCGACGGCGACACAATCGTAAACCTTACGCACCATTCGTTCTTCAATCTGCACGGCGAGGGCGTCGGCGACATCAACGACCACGTTATGACAATCGACGCTTCGCGCATTACGCCTATCGACGAAAATATGATTCCCACGGGCGAGCTTATGGACGTTGCGGGCACGCCGTTCGACTTCACGCGCCCGACGGTAATAGGCTCGCGTTTGGGGTGCGTCGACATCCAGCTGAAGCGCGGCAACGGCTACGACCACAACTGGGTTTTGAACAAATCCGCGGAGGGCGCGCTCGACTTCGCCGCCGAGGTTTTCGACCCCGTTTCGGGGCGCGTTTTGTCGGTCTTTACGACAGAGCCTGCAATGCAGTTTTACGGCGGAAATTTCTTCGACGGCGAAATCGGCAAAAGCGGCAGACCGTACGCATTCAGGGGTACTTTCGCGCTCGAAACGCAGCACTTCCCCGACAGCCCGAACCAGCCGGATTTTCCGTCGACAGTTCTGAAAAAGGGGCGGGTTTACAAACACGTCTGCCGCTACGCATTTTCGGCACGCTAA
- a CDS encoding sugar porter family MFS transporter: MKEKVKGYMFYVAFVASLGGFLFGFDTVVVSGAEKGIQQFYGLSGWVHGFTMAVALFGTIVGALVCGKPAEKYGRLESLKVVAYLYFLSAVGCAVILNWWTLVFFRFMGGLAVGASSVVGPMYIAEIAPSNWRGRFVAFFQFNIVFGLVSAYISNWYISTLGIENDWRWMLGVLALPSVLFAALLFTIPESPRWLVKTGAEKRAAEVLDKIGDTDVSQSLADIKTSLADTVASEPLFQKKYWKPIAIAFFVATFNQLSGINAINYYAPRILESAGVFRESALLQSILIGMTNLVFTMLGMLLIDKFGRKNLLYIGSVFMTIALLSVAAGFQYKELGGYFMLGSLMLFIGAFALSLGAVIWVLISEVFPTSVRAKGQVLGSMTHWFWCALLTWAFPILVESGLSTCTFGFFALMAALTFVFALKLPITKDKSLEEIQRELTGQ, translated from the coding sequence ATGAAGGAAAAAGTAAAAGGCTATATGTTTTATGTGGCGTTCGTGGCGTCGCTCGGCGGCTTTCTTTTCGGGTTCGACACGGTGGTGGTGTCGGGCGCGGAAAAGGGGATTCAGCAATTCTACGGGCTTTCGGGTTGGGTTCACGGCTTTACGATGGCGGTCGCGCTCTTCGGCACGATTGTCGGCGCGCTCGTTTGCGGCAAGCCCGCGGAAAAGTACGGCAGGCTCGAATCGCTGAAGGTCGTTGCGTATTTGTACTTCCTTTCGGCGGTCGGCTGCGCGGTCATTTTGAACTGGTGGACGCTCGTATTCTTCCGCTTTATGGGCGGGCTTGCGGTGGGCGCGTCGTCGGTTGTGGGACCTATGTACATCGCCGAAATCGCGCCGTCGAACTGGCGCGGCAGGTTCGTTGCATTCTTCCAATTCAACATCGTTTTCGGGCTTGTCAGCGCGTACATTTCGAACTGGTACATTAGCACGCTCGGAATCGAAAACGACTGGCGCTGGATGTTAGGGGTTCTCGCGCTTCCGTCGGTACTCTTCGCCGCGCTGCTTTTCACGATTCCCGAAAGCCCGCGCTGGCTCGTAAAAACCGGCGCGGAAAAGCGCGCCGCCGAAGTGCTCGACAAAATCGGCGACACCGACGTTTCGCAGTCGCTTGCCGACATCAAAACTTCGCTCGCCGACACCGTAGCCTCCGAGCCGCTCTTCCAGAAGAAATACTGGAAGCCCATCGCAATCGCATTCTTTGTAGCAACATTCAACCAACTTTCGGGCATCAACGCAATCAACTACTACGCGCCGCGAATCCTCGAAAGCGCGGGCGTGTTCCGCGAATCCGCGCTTTTGCAGTCAATCCTCATCGGTATGACAAACCTTGTTTTCACGATGCTCGGAATGCTGCTTATCGACAAGTTCGGGCGCAAGAATCTGCTCTACATCGGTTCGGTATTTATGACTATTGCGCTTCTTTCCGTGGCGGCGGGCTTCCAGTATAAGGAGCTTGGCGGGTACTTTATGCTCGGTTCGCTGATGCTGTTTATCGGGGCTTTCGCGCTGTCGCTCGGAGCGGTAATTTGGGTTCTGATTTCGGAGGTTTTCCCGACGAGCGTCCGCGCGAAGGGGCAGGTCTTGGGCAGTATGACACACTGGTTCTGGTGCGCGCTTCTGACGTGGGCGTTTCCGATACTCGTCGAAAGCGGACTTTCCACATGCACGTTCGGCTTTTTCGCATTGATGGCGGCGTTGACGTTCGTATTCGCCCTAAAACTTCCGATAACGAAAGACAAATCGCTCGAGGAAATCCAACGCGAGCTTACGGGACAATAG
- a CDS encoding pyruvate formate lyase family protein: MNKRIQSLKKYIVDDRLHRAFRRDAKSARLDELAEDFRAAGMTAQERSGRMFEAFLAAETPVILPNEKIVFTRTIRDIPDYFTPSEWEQISTTHFIHEKGEVFNLSPDYERVLAEGLDSRKAAAKKGLETADAQGRIFLESAIRSIEAVQNLIDRYAIEAEKIGQPDIAEVLRAVRGGAAKSFRQALQLLRIMHFSIWAAGNYHNTLGRIDQYLYPYYRADVDGGKISKDEAFDLLEEFFLSCNKDSDLYIGMQQGDNGQSLVLGGRSLSGEYMFNELSEMALRASYELALIDPKINIRVDSKTPLEVFEKGSELTKIGLGFPQYSNDDVVIPSLIEKGYSPEDAHEYVVAACWEFIVPKCGTDIPNIDALSLVDCVSFALADLPTCATFDEFYSLVERQIKARADEMCLRHRNIYMKPAPMMSVMSDAIERGRDISFGLKYNNYGVHGTGISTAVDSLAAVKKYCFDEKSVSASDMLEAVRTNFKNAPELLRKLRNEAPKMGLDDDCADALAVRLLDSFADAFGDKRNERGGGYRAGTGTAMFYVFHGKDRPATPDGRLEGEPLPANYSPSLFLSQKGPMGVVKSFAKPHLKNVANGGPLTLEFDASVFRNEESVRKLAMLVRTFITLGGHQLQLNTVNREKLLDAKAHPEKYRNLIVRVWGWSGYFVELDECYQDHVIARTEFALG, from the coding sequence ATGAACAAACGCATACAATCACTAAAAAAATATATCGTGGACGACAGGCTTCACAGAGCCTTCCGCCGCGACGCGAAATCGGCGCGTCTCGACGAACTGGCGGAGGACTTCCGGGCGGCGGGAATGACGGCGCAGGAGCGGTCGGGCAGAATGTTCGAGGCGTTTCTCGCCGCGGAAACTCCCGTTATTCTGCCGAACGAAAAAATAGTTTTCACCCGCACGATAAGGGACATTCCCGACTACTTCACGCCGTCGGAATGGGAGCAGATTTCGACGACGCATTTCATCCACGAAAAGGGAGAGGTCTTCAACCTTTCGCCCGACTACGAGCGCGTTCTCGCCGAGGGTTTGGACTCGCGCAAGGCCGCGGCAAAAAAAGGGCTCGAAACGGCCGACGCGCAGGGGCGCATCTTTCTGGAATCGGCAATCCGCTCGATTGAAGCCGTTCAGAATTTGATAGACAGGTATGCGATAGAAGCGGAGAAAATCGGACAGCCGGACATCGCCGAAGTCCTGCGGGCAGTGCGCGGAGGCGCGGCGAAAAGCTTCCGCCAGGCGTTGCAGCTGCTACGCATTATGCACTTCTCGATATGGGCGGCGGGCAACTACCACAACACGCTCGGACGGATTGACCAATACCTTTATCCGTACTACCGCGCAGACGTCGACGGCGGCAAAATTTCGAAAGATGAGGCGTTCGATTTGCTCGAAGAATTTTTCCTTTCGTGCAACAAGGACAGCGACCTTTACATCGGAATGCAGCAGGGCGACAACGGGCAGAGCCTTGTGCTCGGCGGGCGTTCGCTTTCGGGCGAATATATGTTCAACGAGCTTTCCGAAATGGCGCTGAGGGCAAGCTACGAACTTGCGCTAATCGACCCCAAAATCAATATCCGCGTAGATTCGAAAACGCCGCTCGAGGTTTTCGAAAAGGGGTCGGAGCTTACCAAAATCGGGCTCGGCTTCCCGCAGTACAGCAACGACGACGTTGTGATTCCGAGCCTCATCGAGAAGGGTTATTCGCCCGAGGACGCGCACGAATACGTGGTTGCCGCGTGTTGGGAGTTTATCGTGCCCAAGTGCGGCACGGACATTCCCAACATCGACGCGCTTTCGCTCGTCGACTGCGTAAGCTTCGCGCTTGCCGACCTGCCGACCTGCGCAACTTTCGACGAGTTTTACTCGCTCGTCGAGCGCCAAATCAAAGCCCGCGCCGACGAAATGTGTCTGCGCCACCGCAACATTTATATGAAGCCCGCGCCGATGATGTCGGTTATGTCGGACGCAATCGAAAGGGGGCGCGACATTTCGTTCGGCCTTAAATATAACAACTACGGCGTGCACGGAACGGGTATTTCGACGGCGGTTGACTCGCTGGCGGCGGTGAAAAAATACTGCTTCGACGAAAAATCCGTTTCGGCTTCCGATATGCTCGAGGCCGTCCGCACGAATTTCAAAAACGCGCCCGAGCTGCTGAGAAAACTCCGCAACGAAGCCCCGAAAATGGGTCTCGACGACGACTGCGCCGACGCGCTCGCCGTGCGCCTTCTGGATTCTTTCGCCGACGCGTTCGGGGACAAGCGCAACGAGCGCGGCGGCGGCTACCGCGCGGGAACGGGCACTGCAATGTTCTACGTCTTCCACGGCAAGGACCGTCCCGCAACGCCCGACGGCAGGCTCGAGGGCGAACCGCTGCCCGCCAACTATTCGCCGAGCCTCTTCCTGTCGCAGAAAGGCCCGATGGGGGTTGTGAAGTCTTTTGCGAAGCCGCACCTAAAAAACGTCGCAAACGGCGGGCCTTTGACGCTCGAATTCGACGCGTCGGTCTTCCGCAACGAGGAGTCGGTGCGCAAGCTTGCAATGCTTGTGCGCACGTTCATAACGCTCGGCGGACACCAGTTGCAGCTCAACACAGTCAACCGCGAAAAGCTTTTGGACGCAAAGGCGCATCCCGAAAAATACCGCAACCTAATCGTGCGCGTCTGGGGCTGGAGCGGCTATTTTGTCGAGCTTGACGAATGCTACCAAGACCACGTAATCGCACGGACCGAGTTCGCCCTCGGATAG
- a CDS encoding indolepyruvate ferredoxin oxidoreductase subunit alpha — MSNIVKKLLSGNEAIALAARHAGCALGVGYPGTPSTEILENFSLLGGNAEWAPNEKVAAEVALGAAFAEANSMVTMKHVGFNVAQDLFFTASYSGVQGAFVAVVADDPGMASSQNEQDTRSLAYAGGLPVLEPADSQEAYDLTRLAFKLSRKWGIPFIIRTTTRIAHSNTVVSYDLDAVEDIHPANYAKDITVHVMVPGHAKPAHRRLRKKHADMLAWNESGESPNKIIEGKSDELGIIASGVAFQHAMEAAPDAGFFKVSFSNPLPVKKIAEFTKKYKRCVVVEEGDPYMSTLLLAGGANVEPRDEVWRFGEFNSDRAKAQIEGRTDYAALLLKMKPPQLCNGCPHAFSFKPLVELNCIVSGDIGCYTLAAMRPVSGMDLQICMGASIGMGIGLRKVLPEEQARKVVSVIGDSTFMHSGLTGLLEMVYNPPATGHVVVVVDNSTTAMTGQQEHPGTGRKLDHTPAPHKVSIADVAKAIGVQNVVEFNPVRDGEKIKSYLEEKLATNELTLIILKQPCLLAAANLAKMKKA, encoded by the coding sequence ATGTCAAATATCGTAAAGAAACTTTTGAGCGGAAACGAGGCAATAGCCCTCGCCGCACGCCACGCGGGTTGCGCCCTCGGAGTGGGCTACCCCGGAACGCCATCGACCGAAATTCTCGAAAACTTTTCCCTGCTCGGCGGAAACGCCGAATGGGCGCCGAACGAAAAAGTTGCCGCGGAAGTCGCGCTGGGAGCGGCTTTTGCGGAGGCAAATTCCATGGTAACAATGAAGCACGTCGGCTTCAATGTAGCCCAAGACCTGTTCTTTACGGCATCATACAGCGGCGTTCAGGGCGCGTTTGTAGCGGTCGTAGCAGACGACCCAGGAATGGCGTCGAGCCAAAACGAGCAGGATACCCGCTCGCTTGCATACGCGGGCGGACTCCCCGTCCTCGAACCCGCCGACTCGCAGGAGGCCTACGACCTCACGCGCCTTGCGTTCAAACTTTCCCGCAAATGGGGGATTCCGTTCATCATTAGAACCACAACACGCATTGCCCACAGCAATACGGTTGTTTCGTACGACCTCGACGCGGTTGAAGACATCCACCCCGCGAACTACGCAAAAGACATCACAGTGCACGTCATGGTCCCCGGGCACGCAAAGCCCGCGCACAGACGCCTCCGCAAGAAGCACGCCGACATGCTCGCGTGGAACGAGTCCGGCGAATCGCCGAACAAAATAATCGAGGGCAAGTCGGACGAGCTGGGGATAATCGCAAGCGGCGTGGCGTTCCAGCACGCAATGGAGGCGGCTCCCGACGCGGGCTTCTTCAAAGTCTCGTTCTCGAACCCGCTTCCCGTAAAGAAAATCGCCGAATTTACGAAAAAATACAAGCGTTGCGTAGTGGTGGAAGAGGGCGACCCCTACATGTCTACACTGCTGCTTGCGGGCGGCGCAAACGTCGAGCCGCGCGACGAAGTGTGGCGTTTCGGCGAATTCAATTCCGACAGGGCAAAGGCGCAAATAGAGGGCAGGACAGACTACGCCGCGCTCCTTCTCAAAATGAAGCCGCCGCAACTCTGCAACGGCTGCCCTCACGCTTTCAGCTTCAAGCCGCTCGTGGAACTCAACTGCATAGTTTCGGGCGACATCGGCTGCTACACGCTCGCGGCAATGCGCCCCGTAAGCGGAATGGACCTGCAAATTTGCATGGGCGCGTCAATCGGCATGGGAATAGGGCTTAGGAAAGTCCTTCCCGAAGAGCAGGCGCGGAAAGTCGTAAGCGTTATCGGCGACAGCACTTTCATGCACAGCGGTCTCACGGGGCTTCTCGAAATGGTCTACAATCCGCCCGCAACGGGGCACGTCGTGGTGGTTGTAGACAACTCCACGACCGCGATGACAGGCCAACAGGAACACCCCGGAACGGGCAGAAAGCTCGACCACACACCCGCGCCGCACAAGGTTTCGATTGCGGACGTCGCAAAGGCAATCGGCGTCCAGAACGTGGTTGAGTTCAACCCCGTGCGCGACGGCGAAAAAATCAAGAGCTACCTCGAAGAAAAATTGGCTACGAACGAGCTTACGCTGATTATTCTCAAACAGCCCTGCCTGCTTGCGGCGGCGAACCTCGCAAAAATGAAAAAGGCTTAA
- a CDS encoding ACT domain-containing protein codes for MRIKQISVFLENTPGHLERVCKTLAEADINLHTITISETKDYGIVRAIVDDPEKAARTLKDNGFFAKLVEVLAIEVEDKPGELSKILRKASEVGLNVEYMYAMTRPVNDKPVMVMSFKDIDAAERIFG; via the coding sequence ATGAGAATAAAACAAATATCCGTATTCTTGGAAAACACCCCCGGACACCTTGAAAGAGTCTGCAAGACGCTCGCCGAGGCGGACATTAATCTCCACACCATAACAATCTCGGAAACAAAAGATTACGGAATTGTCCGCGCAATCGTGGACGACCCCGAAAAAGCGGCGCGTACGCTCAAAGATAACGGATTTTTTGCAAAACTCGTCGAAGTGCTTGCAATAGAAGTTGAAGACAAACCCGGCGAACTCTCGAAAATCCTCAGAAAGGCGTCGGAAGTCGGGCTGAATGTGGAATATATGTACGCAATGACGCGCCCCGTAAACGACAAGCCCGTAATGGTGATGTCGTTTAAGGATATCGACGCGGCGGAGCGCATTTTCGGCTAA
- a CDS encoding 2-oxoacid:acceptor oxidoreductase family protein encodes MEKTTNIRTAGLGGMGVLKASLILSELLFEEGYDVKKAEVHGMSQRGGSISSDVRFGKKVVSPMIGEGKIDFLLSLEPEWSDVHKSSLAPDGVVISPADFDVSKLKSAKAINVAALGVLSNYLDIPENRWLETIAKFFPEKLRDANEEAFKLGRNSKK; translated from the coding sequence ATGGAAAAAACTACAAACATTCGCACTGCGGGTCTCGGCGGCATGGGCGTCTTGAAGGCGTCGCTTATTCTCAGCGAACTGCTTTTCGAAGAGGGCTACGACGTCAAAAAGGCGGAAGTCCACGGAATGTCGCAACGCGGCGGCTCGATATCAAGCGACGTGCGCTTCGGCAAAAAAGTCGTAAGCCCGATGATAGGAGAGGGCAAGATTGACTTTTTGCTGTCGCTCGAACCCGAATGGTCTGACGTCCACAAGTCGTCGCTCGCGCCCGACGGCGTGGTGATTTCGCCCGCCGACTTCGACGTATCAAAGCTCAAAAGCGCGAAGGCTATAAACGTAGCGGCTCTCGGCGTGCTCAGCAACTACCTCGACATTCCCGAAAACCGCTGGCTTGAAACAATCGCAAAATTCTTCCCCGAAAAACTCCGCGATGCAAACGAGGAGGCCTTCAAGCTCGGGCGCAATTCGAAAAAATAA